CCAAATCCATCTTCCCGTGGTTTGTCAGCATCATGCTGGTTGTGCTTGTCGCCAACTGGATGGAGCTGCTGCCCGGCGTGGAAACGATCGGCCTGATCGAGTCGCACGGCGCGCACGCCGACTATATCGCGAAGCCGGTCGGTCCTGTGACCGGCATCTTCAAGGCCGAAGGCGCGGCGGACGCGGCGGAAAAAGTTGCGTTCGTCCCCTTCCTGCGCCCCGTCTCCACCGACCTGAACTTTACGCTGGCCCTGGCCCTGGTGGCGGTGGTGATGGTGCAAGTCTTCGGCATCCGCTCGCAAGGGATGGCGTACTTCGCCAAATTCTGGAACACCAAAACCATGTTCTCCAAGCCCATCTTCGGCGTCATAGATTTCGGCGTGGGCCTCCTGGAGATCATCTCCGAATTCTCGAAGATCCTCTCGTTCGCCTTCCGTCTCTTCGGAAACATCTTCGCGGGTTCGGTCCTGCTGTTCGTCATCGGCTCGCTCGTGCCGGTGTTCGCGCAGTCCATTTTCTACCTGCTTGAATTCTTCGTGGGCGCGATCCAGGCTTTTGTGTTCGGCCTCCTGGCGATCACCTTCATGTCGCAGGCCACACAGGGTCACGGCGGCGAAGGCCACGAAGAAGCGCACGCGTAAATTTCGGGCGGAAGCCCGGGAAAACACCTATTTCTAGAGGCGGTTCCCCCGCCCGAAATCCAACGGAGGTTCTGATGGAAGTCACTGCTGCATATATTCTTGGTAAGTTGATCGGGGCCGGTCTGGCCATGATCGGCGCGATCGGCGCGGGCGCGGGCATCGGTATCGTTGCCAGCGGCGCGGTCCAGGCGATGGGGCGAAATCCCGACGCCACCGGCACGGTCCAGACCAACATGATCCTCGGCATCGCCTTTGCCGAAGCGGTCGCCATTTACTGTCTGGTGGTTGCCCTGCTCATCCTCTTCGCCATTCCCATGCCCGTGTAATAGAAGGAGGTTATTGTGGAAGCGCTGGGTATCAACCCTGGATTTTTACTCATCCAGATCATTAACCTGATCATCGCCTACGTGGTGATCGCCAAATGGATCGTCGGTCCCATCATGGGACTGCTCGAGAAACGCCGCCAGACCATCGCGCAAGGGCTGGAAGACGCCCGCGTGGCCGCTGAAGCGCGCGCCAACGCCGAAAAAGAGGCCGCTAAAGTAATGGCCGAAGCCCAGGCCGAATCGGGCAGAATCGTCCGTGAAGCCACCGAGCGCGCCGCCTCGGCCGCAAAGGAAGTGAGATCCGCCGCCGACGCCGAAGCCGCCAAGGCGCGAGACGCCGCGCTGGCTGAGGTCGAGGGCGAACGAAACCGCATCCTCGGCGATCTGCGCGGACAGGTCGCGGCCCTCTCCATCGCCGCCGCGCAGAAACTGGTCGGCGAAGCCCTGGACGAAAAGCGCCAGCACGCCCTGATCAACGAGTTCTTCTCGGGCCTCAAAAGCGGCAAGGTGGTCGTCCTCGACGGCGCCGACTTCAAGGGCGATTCCGCCGAAGTCACCAGCGCGCTGCCGCTTACCGGCGACGAGGAAGCCGTCGTCAAAAAAGACGTGCTGACCAAAGTCGGCGCGCAAGCCGTCACCTTCCGCGTCGATCCCTCCATCCTCGGCGGCCTCGTCATCAGAGTCGGAGACAAGGTCGTGGACGGCTCGGTGGCCGGCAAGCTCGAAGGCCTGCGTTCGAACTTGAAGTAAATCCATTGATTGTCGAGAGGGTTTTGGTACAATGACCAAAACCCTCTTTCCATTTAAGAAACAACCGCTGCCCTGAGCCGAGCGAGGCGACGGCCGGGCGAAGTCGAAGGGCAGCCAGGCAGGTTTGCATGACAAAAACTCTCGCGCAACTCTTCGTTGATTTCCCCTTCCCGCGCCCCGCAGACATTCCCGACGTCCCCATCACCGGCATCGCCATAGACAGCCGCGCGGTGAAACCCGGTAATCTCTTCGTGGCGATGAAAGGCGGGACGGTTGACGGTCACGGCTACATCGGGAAGGCTATCGC
This DNA window, taken from Candidatus Denitrolinea symbiosum, encodes the following:
- a CDS encoding F0F1 ATP synthase F0 subunit C, producing the protein MEVTAAYILGKLIGAGLAMIGAIGAGAGIGIVASGAVQAMGRNPDATGTVQTNMILGIAFAEAVAIYCLVVALLILFAIPMPV
- a CDS encoding F0F1 ATP synthase F0 subunit B; amino-acid sequence: MEALGINPGFLLIQIINLIIAYVVIAKWIVGPIMGLLEKRRQTIAQGLEDARVAAEARANAEKEAAKVMAEAQAESGRIVREATERAASAAKEVRSAADAEAAKARDAALAEVEGERNRILGDLRGQVAALSIAAAQKLVGEALDEKRQHALINEFFSGLKSGKVVVLDGADFKGDSAEVTSALPLTGDEEAVVKKDVLTKVGAQAVTFRVDPSILGGLVIRVGDKVVDGSVAGKLEGLRSNLK
- a CDS encoding F0F1 ATP synthase F0 subunit A, yielding MAEKKKQRTWGRWVVLAAIVVGSYLFFVAKVPYIMPGVFLPAETVFHIGGFPITNTLIALFFVDVIVLLLALSVRGAVASGRQVLSGVANAIEALVDLLYGMSEGTMGKWSKSIFPWFVSIMLVVLVANWMELLPGVETIGLIESHGAHADYIAKPVGPVTGIFKAEGAADAAEKVAFVPFLRPVSTDLNFTLALALVAVVMVQVFGIRSQGMAYFAKFWNTKTMFSKPIFGVIDFGVGLLEIISEFSKILSFAFRLFGNIFAGSVLLFVIGSLVPVFAQSIFYLLEFFVGAIQAFVFGLLAITFMSQATQGHGGEGHEEAHA